In Roseisolibacter agri, a genomic segment contains:
- a CDS encoding NAD-dependent epimerase/dehydratase family protein: protein MRHARLPAADLSLVLAHAAPAFEALRGARVFVTGGTGFFGTWLLESFAHANAARGLGAELVVLTRDPAAFRARAPHLADDAAIRLAAGDVRRFDFPDGDFTHVVHGATSTSAALNASDPIELLTTIVGGTHRVLELAHERGARRVLLVSSGAVYGPQPATITHLPETYVGGPDTLDPAQAYAEGKRISELLGAVAGRAPDGPEVVTARCFAFVGPHLPLDAHFAIGNFLRDALARGPIRLSGDGSPYRSYLYAADLAAWLWTLLTHGAAQRAYNVGSACGMPLWDVAQVVARVAGGLPVQRARDPEPGAVASRYVPDVARAESELALRAWTPLDAAVERTLAWHQHNFNPSLG from the coding sequence GTGCGGCACGCGCGGCTGCCGGCGGCCGACCTGTCGCTCGTGCTGGCGCATGCGGCGCCCGCGTTCGAGGCGCTGCGCGGCGCGCGCGTGTTCGTCACGGGCGGCACGGGCTTCTTCGGCACGTGGCTGCTGGAGAGCTTCGCGCACGCCAACGCGGCGCGCGGGCTGGGCGCGGAGCTGGTGGTGCTGACGCGCGATCCCGCGGCGTTCCGCGCGCGCGCGCCGCACCTGGCGGACGACGCGGCGATCCGGCTGGCGGCGGGCGACGTGCGGCGCTTCGACTTCCCGGACGGCGACTTCACGCACGTCGTGCACGGCGCGACCTCGACGAGCGCGGCGCTCAACGCGTCCGACCCGATCGAGCTGCTGACGACGATCGTCGGCGGGACGCACCGCGTGCTCGAGCTGGCACACGAGCGCGGCGCGCGGCGCGTGCTGCTCGTCAGCTCCGGCGCCGTGTACGGACCGCAGCCGGCGACGATCACGCACCTGCCGGAGACGTACGTCGGGGGACCCGACACGCTCGATCCCGCGCAGGCGTACGCCGAAGGAAAGCGGATCTCGGAGCTGCTCGGCGCGGTCGCCGGGCGGGCGCCGGACGGGCCCGAGGTCGTGACGGCGCGCTGCTTCGCCTTCGTCGGGCCGCACCTGCCGCTGGACGCGCACTTCGCGATCGGCAACTTCCTGCGCGACGCGCTCGCGCGCGGTCCGATCCGGTTGAGCGGCGACGGCTCGCCGTACCGCTCGTACCTGTACGCCGCGGACCTGGCGGCGTGGCTGTGGACGCTGCTCACGCACGGCGCGGCGCAGCGCGCGTACAACGTGGGCTCGGCGTGCGGGATGCCGCTGTGGGACGTGGCGCAGGTCGTGGCGCGCGTCGCCGGCGGCCTGCCTGTGCAGCGGGCGCGCGATCCGGAGCCGGGCGCCGTGGCATCGCGCTACGTGCCGGACGTCGCGCGCGCCGAATCGGAGCTGGCGCTGCGGGCGTGGACGCCGCTCGACGCCGCGGTCGAGCGGACGCTCGCGTGGCATCAACACAACTTCAATCCCAGCCTCGGGTGA